GACAGAAGCCTTGGGGATAACGAGGATGATAAGAACATGATCTTCTCAATATCGTCTCGTCGTCGCTGTGATGTTCTCAAGAAGTCCTTAGCGGAGACTTTAACTAGGTACTATCCGTTGGCTGGAAAgataaaaaatgataaatttGTTGAGTGTAATGATGAGGGGGTCGACTATATCGAGGCCAGAGTGGTTGGCAGAGTAGTCTCTCAAGTAACACAACTCAGCCATTTCCGATATTGAGGTTATGGAACCATTCCTGCCTTATGAGCCTTATGGAGGGACCAGGTCGGCATTTAGGAGAGGGGTACTACACTTAAACTCGAATGCTCTCTTAAAAATCCAAGTCAATGTCTTCGACTGTGGTGGAATAATTCTCTGTCTCTCCTACTCACACAAGATAGTTGATGCGTCTTCCTTTGTTAATTTCGTGAATGATTGGGTAGCCACAGCTCGTGGTGATTCTGGTACTCATGACAATAAATTAAAGGTTGCGGCGCCTGGTAAGCCTTGTTAGATATTTCCATCCATGTTCCCACCAACAAGCTCCAGCGACAAAGAAGAACAAGATACTGCAGATATTCAAATTGTGACAGATAAAATTAAAATAGTGACTAAAAGAtttgtgttcaaggattctaGCATAGCTATACTAAAGAAGAAGTGCATCCCCGTAAACACCAATAACGGATCAGATTATCAAGTTAataagcaagaagagaacatGCAGCAGCTGCCCACACGATTCGAAGCTTTAACATCCTTTATATTGATGTGTTTCATGGATGTGCATCGATCCAAAGTAAAACTGGTGGACGATGCTACGAGCCCGGTCAATGCTGAAAATGCTGTTCCAAAGCAAGTGCAGTACATAGCAGGATTTGCAATAAATTTGAGGACTAGGACGATTCCGCCATTGCCAGCCAATAGCTTCGGGAATATGACTGACACTGCCATTGCAGAAGTACCGAGTAACCTAACTGGTAGTAATATTTATAACTACGGGAAAGGTTTTCATGATCAAAGTCAATACTATCCGGAGTTGGTGTCCAAGATTAAGGATTCCATAAAGTTGGTCGATAATGAGCACGTCAAAGCCATGAAAAGAAACTTGGCAACCTCATGCAACCATATGAAGATGCATCAGATGTTGAAGGAAGGTACTTTTGATCATGAGAATACAGAGTTACTACTGTTCAGCAGTTGGTGTAGGTTCTAGTAGTACACATTgtattgattgaaaaacaagaagatgatttCTTTCTTACAGACTGAAAACTACACAGACCTACATTTATACATGTCTTAACTAAGACAAGAGATGTTAGAACAGGACAGGCTTTGAACAGCTCTCACTCAGCCAATAAGGATCATTTCTCACACACTCAGACACACGTGAGAACTCTATGAGATTCTCAGTACTATTAGCCCCCCTCAAGCTGGAGGTTGTTATTAGAAATTACCTTCAGCTTGTCTCTGAGTGTAGAAAATCTTGGTCCTGCCAGTCCCTTGGTGAGAATGTCTGCAATTTGATTCCAAGTTGAAATGTATGTTACCTGAATGTTTTTGTTCTGAACAAGTTCTCTGACAAAATGATAATCAATGGCCAGATGTTTCATTTTACTATGAAATACTGGATTAGATGACAGAGAAACTGCACTTTGATTGTCACAAGATATCAATGGTGGAGCAGGAAGAAAGAGATGAAGATCTTTGAGTAGCTGACAAACCCAAACAATTTCAGCTGTGGTATTGGCTAGAGACCTGTATTCTGATTCAGTGGAACTTCTTGAGACACTACCTTGTCTTTTGCTAGACCAAGTAATTGGATTAGgaccaaaaaatatacaaaaacctCTTGTAGATCTTCTTGTATCAATTGATCCTGCCCAGTCAGCATCACTAAAGCCATGTAATGTAAGAAGACCTTTGGAAAATAGTATACCATAATCTAGGGTGCCTTTGATGTATCTTAGAATTCTCTTGGCTGCAATAAAGTGTTGATCAGTAGGAGCTTGCATATAAAGACATACCTGATTCACAGCAAAACTAATTTCAGGCCTTGTCCAAGTAAGATATTGTAGAGCACCCACTAATGATCTGTATTCACTTGGATCTGCTAATGGAGTACCAGCTGAAGCAGTGAGTGAAGTGGAGAGTGAGACTGGTGTACTGCAGGGTTTAGCACCAGTCATATTGAATTTCTCCAATAAGTCCAAGGCATACTTAGTTTGACTAAGAAAAAGGTTGTCTGAATTTCTTTTCACCTGAAGACCAAGAAAATAATGAAGAGATCCCAAGTCTTTGATAGGAAAGTATGTCTTAAGGTGATTGATAAACTGAGAAATATACTCAGTGGAATTCCCAGTGATaataatgtcatctacatagaccaGAAGAACTGTAATCCTTGATccaaacttttgaacaaataaggaagcatctgctaaaGAGGGTTTGAAGTCATGAGTGAGAAGAATTCGTAACAATTTATCATACCAAGCTTTGGGAGCTTGCTTCAGACCATATATGGATTTATGTAGTTTACATACATAATGAGGCTTGGTTTGATCAACAAAGCCTGGAGGTTGTTGCATATAAACATCTTCAGCTAAATCCCCATGTAAGAAGGCATTACTAACATCTAATTGTTTCATTACCCAGTTGAAGTGAACTGCCAATGAAATGATTAGTCTAATAGTTGTTGGTTTGGCTACAGGACTAAAAGTTTCTGTGTAgtcaattccttcttgttgatGAAACCCTTTGGCCACCAGTCTAGATTTACATTTATCTAAAGAACCATCAGCCTTATATTTGATTCTAAATACCCACTTACAGCCTACAACATTATAGGATGGATCTGGTGCAACAAGTGTATATGTGCCTGCATCCTTAAGGGCTGTATGTTCTTCTTCCATAGATTGTTTCCATTGAGGTATTCTTATTGCCTTAGAATAACAGGTAGGTGTTGGTGGTGGAATATCTGAGGTAAATTTTGCTGATAGAACATACTTTGTATTAAAAACTTTGGGTTTAAAAATACCTCTTTTACCCCTTGTTACCATGGAGTGAGAATTAGCCAGTGAAGAAATACCAGGAGCTGAAGTATGGTCAGAAATAGTTGCAGTGGATGCATCAGATAGCTTGACAATGCTTGAAGAATTAGTAGAAAAAGTATCAATAGATGCAGCTGATGAGGTTGATGTTGCAGGTGTTGGTGCAGATATCTTGGCAGATGGAGTTGTAGAAGCAGTATCAGTTGGTGCTGATGAATTTATAATGTCAGGAAGTATTGTATCTGAAGATATCAATGGGAAGAAAGTCTCGTTAAATACTACATGTCTAGAGACATATACTTTCCCTGTTTTGATATCTAAACATCTGTATCCTTTGTGCATAGAActgtaaccaataaaaacacaatgTACACTTCTTGGTTGGAGTTTATGTGTAGTGTAAGGCCTTATCCATGGAAAGCATGATGAACCAAAGGATCTGAAGAAGGAATAATCTGGTTTCTGTCCAAACAACTTTTCAAAAGGAGATGAGTAATCCAAACTTCTGACAGGCAGTCTATTAATAACATAATTGGCTGTATGAAAAGAATCAACCCAAAATTTTTCTGACAGACCTGATTGAATTAAGAAAGTTCTCCCTGTGTCTACAAGATGTCTATGTTTGGATTCAGCCAGTCCATTTTTTTCTTGAGTGTGAGGGCAAGAAACCTCATGAATAATTCCATGTATACTAAGAAATTCATGTAGTGCATTATTTATGAATTCCCCTCCTCCATCAGTTCTGATTTTAACACTTGAAGTATGCAGTAACTTTTCAGTCATAGAtttgaaatgtagaaaaatatctTTGAATTCAGACTTTTCAGACAAAGGAAATATCCAACAGAATCTTGAATAGTCATCTATGAGATTAACATAATATCTGAAACCACTTGAAGAGATTACAGGACTAGGACCCCATAAGTCCATATGCACTAGTTCTAGTGGAGATTGAGCCCTATGTGAAGATAGAGTAAAAGGCAATTTATGACTTTTCCCTAGATGACAGTCATTACAAAATAGTGGTGTTTTGACTAAACTAGTCAGTTGCATATCTCTGCACACTTTTTGAAGTACTTGAAATGATGGATGAGCCAACCTTTGATGCCAAACTGAAGCTAAATTCTTGTTGCTAAAGAAAGCTTTATTCTTAGTAGACTTGGCAAAATTCACTGGATATAATCCTCCTTTATGGTAAAGATCCATCAAGAAAACCATTGACTCTGTAACGTCGCAGAAGTGGTAGAAGAAGTGATTTCCAGGTAAGAAAATTGTCATCCTTGAGTTTGTAACTGAGTATTTGTGAAATTTGATTGAGAGGAACTTGAGAGATTCTTGATTCATATGCTGCCATTGAAAGAACAAACAAGAAAGTAATGAAAATAGATTGAAAAATTGAATTGAAGTAAGATGATTGATTAAAGTTGTGATTGTATTGAAGAAAATAGATCTGAAAATTGGTTGATAGGTTGAACACCATTAATGGCTATTGCGGAAGCTTTATCTGATACCATAGTAGTACACATTgtattgattgaaaaacaagaagatgatttATTTCTTACAGACTGAAAACTACACAGACCTACATTTATACATGTCTTAACTAAGACAAGATATGTTAGAACAGGACAAGCTGTGAACAGCTCTCACTCAGCCAATAAGGATCATTTCTCACACACTCAGACACACGTGAGAACTCTATGATATTCTCAGTACTATTAGGTTCCCCATATTTGAAGCAGACTTTGGTTGGGGAAAACCAAGTTGGGCAAGCATTTCTAAACTACTTTTTAAAAATTGTGTTATGTTTATCGATACAAGTTCAGGAGATGGCATAGAAGCGTGGGTAagcttgaaggaggaagaaatgGTTGAATTTGAACGTCACCAAGAACTCCTTGCATTTGCTTCTTAAGAGATTTCACTTCTACCTTACGTTTCGACCTTCCTGTCCTTAGTTGATGTACGGTGTGTTTGTGTAGGTCTTGATTGATTGTTGGTAGGTTGTTGTTGTCTTAATTTTCTTATGTTGTTGTATGTTGTTTCTTTCATTGGATTCTTGTTTGGGGTGGAGTATTTGTAATTAAGgtgtttggtctttttttttttggtggtttTGAGATTGAGGAAGCAAGAAATTACCTCAgtaaaaattataataataattcatCCCTAAATTGTGGCACGATCAAACATGTGCATGTGGAAATATTATATGTGAGTTTTACGGTAGGATAATTCCATCTTCTAAGTTTCACCATTTGGAATAGATCTTGGAAGTACTGTTCTAGTGGAAAGTGTAAGATGTAGTTCAGTTTCTATGCGAAAAAAACTCCTTTTAAGTGGTCAACACTAAACACGGTTTTCACTAAAACTCTGGATTTAGTCACAAGGGTCATTCATATCATAAGAAATAAGAAAACTAGTTTGAGGAAACTCTTAGCTGTTCCAAGCTATTTGGGGATTTGATAGGGATTGTTCTCGATCTCTAATTTTCAGTAATGAGTAAGGATTGAAGATTATTATAAAGAGGTGAGTCCCTCTTCTCGTCTAACTTGCCACAAATTATCCCATATACAGCAGATTTGATAGAGAAGAGAAGACTCAATTCTCAAACCTAATTGTTGATTCTCATACAGTTGCAGCTGCAGATTGGATAAGTTGCTGTTACCGTTGCAGATTGGATAATCCGTTGTTTCAGGTATGTGTTGAAACGCAAACTCTTATGTTCAATCATGACCTTAATCTTGGAAAGATCTGTGtgttggtttttgtttgattgatatGTGTGCAAAGAAATTTCCAACAGAAAtttccaaaataagaaaaataactgTCTCTTATTTTAATTGTAGGATGAACTGTCTCTTATTTTAATTGTAGGATGCAAATAGGGTAAACAAGGGCTATGGGTAGATATAGTCCGTCGTCGGCGATCTCGACAGCTGGTAATCCTATTCCTAACATTTGTGTGTTATGTCATCTACATGAGGAAACGGACAGTCTCATCTTTTGTAGCTAGCTACAACCAAAAAGTTTGGAGCTGTTTTTTCGCTGCCATTGATCAGGTTTTTCCTCCCTCCTCTTTCTGTTCTTTCTCTAATATCTAACTGGAATATCAATCTATTAACTGGCACCGCGAAAGATCTTTGGAAGCGTCTATATGATGCTATTATGTGGTCGATCTGGCTTGAGATGAATGAAAGGTCttctaataaaaaagaaaagcctCCAAAAGCAATTATCATGGAAGCAGAGATTAAAGTTGGGGAATTTTAAGAAACTGCCACACTTTCATTATCcggtttaataaagtgccaccgtttttttcaatattaattaaatgccacaaccgttagctTTTCCGTCAGGACCCACACTCTTGGTCTTTTCTGTTGACTCGGTCAAAAGAATCTGTTATGATTTACATATTTACCCTTGAAAACATATGGTCACCATCTTTATCACGggcaaacaaaaacagaaaagaaaaactgCTTCCTCTCTTCCTCTCTTCTAGTGTTGCTGCCCGTATAGGTTCTCCATGAATGAATTTAGAAGATTGTGAGTGATAAGAGGGGAAAATTGTTTGAGTGATGAATTAAGGAGACAAATTTGGTGATTGGGTTTAATTAAGATTTCTATTGTTGTTTCAATTTGATTGATGAAATTGGTGATTGCTTTTAGGGTTCTTAAATCGGAAGGAAGAAAATCCAGGGTTAGGTAATCGTTGGTGGTCATGGTAAGCTTTTAATTGGATATTTGCTAACATGAATGATATTTTTTAATTGGTAATTATTGTTACAGTCagattttgatttatgggaaattAGTCATGTACAGACGTGAATGTTAAGAAATGATCAGTTTCAAAACTATAGTACATACTCGGATTTTGCGCAACAATCTCATGAACCATTGCTTATTAATTCTTtgtatggatttttttttctatctATTTCATCTTTATTCATTAGGATTATTTGTTGATTGATAAAAGCAGTAGCAGTTGACACCCCTTCATTACCAGAAACACGCTTGGAAGGTATTCGATAGAATTCCCAAGCCAGTTCGCTTTGTTCACCAACTTCAACTCCAACTATTTGCAGGGAGAAACAAGACCCGAATCTGTTTATCCTAGCTTGGTGATTCCAATGGGTTTGATCAATTGAATTACAATAATTTGTtggttttttttaatttaattttttttgcaacAAGATAAACAGCAGCAGTGAATTGAGGAATGATTCAAAACTGAGTCGCCATCACAACTCGGTCCTAAAACTGAGTCACCATCACAACTCGGTCCTAGtaagaatattttgggggtttaattgttttttcaaaaaaaaacgggatggaaaagtCAAATGAATGGCattttattaattttgaaaaaaacagtggcactttcttaaacatgaaattgaaagtgtggtattttattaaaatccccttaaAGTTTTTACATGGGATAAATATTTAAGCTGATTTAGTGATACTGTCCTTGATGACATTATTGTAAATTGGAGACCGAAAATTTTCGATCCTCCGTAGCTTTTTTACCAATCCTCTGTAGATTTTTTTTCCTGCCTTTCGGGTGTTCTAGTTACTTTGGTTCTCATTTTTAGCTTTTGGGCTCTGCTCTTTTTTGCAGTGTTTTCCTTTTTGATTTATGTCATTATCttaaccgatcaaaaaaaaaagaatagtcgTTGGCGGCCATTCTATACTCATTTTATTTTTGTCTATTCTAGCTACCATAATAGAAAGCTTTGTTTCCCTAACTAGAATCTAGGTGGCTTCTCAAATTTGTGTTGTCAAGAATTCCCATTAACGGAATTGTCATGAATGGTGTATTATTATATAGTTTGGGCAAGTTACACCACTACTTTGGGGTGTTAATGTAAAAGGAGatttatttataaaataaaatgaaaatcagAATCATTTATTttgaacttaaaaaaaaaaatggttaacaTGATAAAGCTTCCATGAATTCAGCATCATCTTCCATGGCCTTAAAGACCTCAACTGGAAGGCAAATTTCAATGTCAATACTTCCTTCAACTGGTCCTCGACTCACAGTAGTTATTCCATAAACATATTTTCCATTTCTACCGGTTTTTACTGCACTAGGGCGTCCCCAACCGAAATCGTTCCCGTACTTATTGAACCATTGGGAACTCCTAGCTAACAACATAATATCCATAATTCTATTCTCATCACCAGAACCTGGTATAAAAGGTTTCTCTCGAAAAAACTTCGACTCTTTTCATAATTGTGCGAGTTAACCACCTCATTCAATGAAGCAGCCAGGAAACCAAATCCCTTGTCGAGCAGCACGCCTTCCCTCACGAGCATATCACCCCCGATTAGTGAGTTTCCAAAGTATGCTTCTGGCAACGGTGGAATCAGCTTGGCTCTTTTATTCATGAAAAGAGCAATTAAAATTTGTCGGTTTTCACCCTGGTTATTAGTTAAACAGAACCTAGCACGTATTACCGTTGTCCAATGCTTTCATGAAAAGAGCAACAAACCTTTCCCTAAGCTTTCCTATGCTCAGATTGTGCAATCAAACCCTATCTCTAAACCCAGATACATACATCCTGTCCAGAAGCCTATCTCTAAACCCAAAAACATACATCCTGTCCAACCCAGAAACCTCAAACCCAGAAACATACATCCTGTTCAACCCTTCCTTTGTGATAGATTTGCTGCACCGATTTCTGTTTCGCTGGGACGGAATTCACAAATACACATCAAACATCAAAGTACATCAAACTCATTAGGTTGCTGGTTTGATGCTTATGTGGTTTCTTCTCCCATTCACGTTACAAACTGGTATGAGGTGGCTACAATACTTAAGTCAGGAATTGCAACTATACTCAGCTTGTGCCATTTATCCTATGAATTCACATCAGGCTATCTTTCATGTGGATCAATATCTTTCTTCTGCGGATTTTGAGTTTAATTTTTCTTTCCAAGAAGTGACTTATTCAGTTTTTCGTTGGGATAAGAATTTTTGGGAAACACCTCCTTCTTCTGCAACAGATTTTACTCTAGAGATATTTGGGGTTCCTTATCAGTTCTGGTCATAGGAAGTTATGCATCAGATTGGTGGGTTATGTGGTGAAGTTCTCTTGCTGGATCCTGCATCCTTGAATTTTGAGGATTTACGGGATATGCGCATCAAAGTCAGCAACTACCAAGGTATTAATTCAATTCCAAGAGCCATTAACTTGATCACAGATACAGGAAACTTTACTGCTCATATTTCCATTGCCAGAATGAAATCTCCAGTGGTTTCTATCCCGGAGATAATGGAGAATAACAGTCAGACCTCTTCTTCAGTCCCTAATGTCAGCGTATCTCTTGACTCGCTCCAAAGAGATATTATTCCGCCAGATTCTACGGATATTTTACTGCCTTCTACAACAAGGAAAGTTTCAAAACCTCCATCTCATCATGGAACAGatccaatttaaaaaaaaaagagggcgTAGAAGGCCCAAGAAAAAGAAGAGAGCAAATCAATTAGTTAATACGAATCCAATTTGGAATAGAATGGAAAAACCTGTGGTTCAAGTTGATGAACCATCTGATTGCAGATGATTCCCCCTACCCTTAATCCACCGAAACTTTCATACCTTGCCACATACCACCAAAATCTTCACCCCCAGTTAGGAAGAAAATAATCAAGCTTTACTCCTTTATTGACCCTATACCCAGAACCATTTGTGAACGTTTCCCTGTACCAAAAAGTCGTTCCACCATCAACCACATAACTTCCACACCCATCCTTAAAAATCCACCTCTCTCCCTTTTTATTCCATCCTCCATGACCACTTCCACCCCGAAGGAAAATACACTGTTTTCTCTTCCTATTCCCCCTCTGTATAACAGCTACAACTcaaatcttctctttccaaattggGTCTTTGAAGAAGTTCAGAGGCTTTACAAGCTAGGTATTAACTTGGGACTATCTTTTGAAGTGATGCCGAATCATACAAGAAGATTTCTATCTATTAAGATATTTGCTGAAGGTCCAGTAAATAAGCATATTAGTGATGGCAATGCACATGCAAAGACTATAGTAAAAAAATTTGCAGTTCAGTCTTTTATAGCTATAGATGGAGTTCAAAATAATTATACTCATGAGCCTAAAACGAAATCACTGCCGCTTGGTGGCCTAGCTGACACTTTCATTGTACAACTAGATATGGAGGAAGCGTCACAATCTTTGTCCACATAAACTTCAACATACCCCCCTGGTTTTGAGCCGGCAGTGTGTGATATCCCTGATGATGCTTTCTCTCTGTCATCCGTAGAACAAGAAGTTGTGCCAAAACGGCTAGCAGCAGAATGCAGCAGACTTGGTATGGATCCAAAAGAGATAGGCCAAGCAAGTTCGAAAAAAGAAGATCTGCCAAAAAACGGGATACCGCCTTGTTTTAATGTGTTTGCAAATCCTTACATGGAATGTTCAAGGTTTGTGTTCTGACAACAGGAGGATGATTGTCAAGAAAATGATTCAACTTCACAAAGCCCCAATTATCATTCTCCAAGAAACAAAGATGATGTACTGCTCCTCTTATGATATTTACCAAATCTGCAAAAGCTCAAACTGTAGTTGGACTTTTCAGCAATCCTTTGGAAATTCTGGgggtatgcttatactttggcATAAATATTTTGTTGAAGTCAAGGATTCTTTGGTTGATGATTACACTTTGTCAGTCCATTGCAAAAACAAACATGACGGTTTTGAGTGTATCTTAACCAATGTTTATGGCCCCAACAAGACATATGAAAGAACTGATTTCTGGAATGAATTGGATAATATCTGTAGATTTTGGGACCTTCCTTGGTGCTTGGGAGGTGACTTCAATGTGATAACTAAATGTGCTGAGAAAAACGGTTGTTGTAGAATCATTAAAAGCATGGAAAGTTTCTGTGATTTCATCTCATAACATGATCTTATCGATATCCCTCTTAAAGGTGCAAGATATACTTGGTCAAATGGTCAGTATAACCCGGTTATGTGTAGACTTGACAGATTTCTCATTTCCCCATCTTTTGAGTCTCAATTCCCTACTGTCTCTCAATTAGCCAAAGCCAGACCCACTTCTGATCACATCCCAATCCTTCCAAACTTTTCAGACCCTTCTTGGGGACCTAGCCCTTTAGGTTTGAGATCATGTGGTTGTTGGAGAATGGTTTCATTGATTTATTAGAGCATTGGTGGACTTATTTCTGTTTTGCAGGTAATTCTAGTACAATCTTATGGTGCAAGCTCAAAGCTCTTAAAGGTAAACTAAAAGAATGGAACAAGCTCACGTTTGGAAACAGAAATGCAAAATTGAATTCATTACTGTctgaaattcaaaattttgacgCCGTTTCTGAGGATGTTCCATTATCTGAAACCCAACTGCAAGATTTGGTTAACTGTAAAAGAAACTttgaaaaagtcacaaacatAGAGGAAATTTCGTGGAGGATTAAATCCAATACTAAATGGCTTCTGGAAGGGGATAAAAATACTTCTTTCTTCATAAGTAAAGCTAGTGCAAGAAGAAGACATAATAGAATTAAGCATCTTTTCATTGAGGGTACTTTGGAAGATGAAACTCTTTTCAAAGGGGAGGAGATTATCAGACCAGCTCTAGAAGGTATTGATTTTATTTCTCTCAACGCTATTGAAGCTGATATTTTGGATGCTAACTTTTCTGAAGCTGAAGTCTTTCAATCTATAAAAGACTTGGGACAAGATAAGGCgcctggtccagatggttttccTATTATGTTCTTTCAGAGATGTTGGAGCTTCATCAAAAGTGACATCATGAGTATTGTAGAAGAATTTTGTGATAAGGGTTGTATTGACACCAGACATAATACCACCTTCATTACTTTGGTGCCAAAAAAAGATCACAAAGAAACAATTAAAGACTATAGACCTTTATGTCTTCTCACAAGTGtttacaaaatcatatccaaggTTCTTACAACAAGGTTGAAATTAGTTATGAATAAACTTATTTCACCAGTTCAATGTGCTTATATTGAGGGAAGACAAATCATAGATGGTACTCTAATAGCCAATGAGCTAGTTGATTCTAGATTAAAGCTCGTAAGCCTGGTGTTATTTGCAAAATAGATTTGGAGAAAGCCTTTGACAGGATAAAATGGAGTTACTTGGAGTTCATGATGCAAAAAATGGGCTTTAGTAGGAAATGGATTCAATGGACCAGATTTTGTTATTCTACTACAAGCTTTTCTGTGCTTATTAATGGCTCTTCTTTTGGTTTCTTCACCAGATCAAGAGGGGTAAGACAAGGCTGTCCTTTATCTCCTTTACTTTTTAACATTGCAATGGAGGGTTTATCGAAATACATTGATAGAGTTGCTAATTCTGGGTTGTGCAATGGTTTCTCCATGGTAGAAAATGGTCAGGTAGTGAATCATCTGCATTATGCTGACGATACCATCTTCTTTGTAGATAAAAAAAGAGAGGAACTCACCAACCTTTTCTCTAATCTTCAGTGCTTTGAATATATTGCAGGTCTAAAAGTGAATAAAACTAAAACTAGGTTGATTTTTATTGGTGATGTCCCCCTTCTCAACGTTTGGGCCAATGATCTGGGTCGTGTTATTGATACTTTGCCTTTCATGTATCTGGGTATGCCACTAGGTGCTAAGCCAAACTCTAAACCTATTTGGGTTCCTGTTATTGAGAAGTTTGAAGCAAGATTATCCACTTGGAATAAAATCTCACTCTCTAAAGGAGGCAAGTTAGCTTTACTTAAATGCATCTTAACTTCTTTGCCCATGTACTACTTGTCCCTCTTCAAGGATCCAATTTCAGTTATCAAGACTCTTGAAAGAAAAATGAGAAATTTCCTGTGGGGTGGTAGCAGCTGCTCTCACTTGATAAAATGGGACTTTGTGTATGCTGCCAAAGATAGGGGAGGTCTGGATGTTCTAAATTTAAGATACATGAACATTGCACTTCTGGCTAAATGGTGCTGGCGTTTTGGAGTGGAGAAGACCAATTTCTGGTACACTCTTATTGTAGAGAAATATGGATGCAGTTTCTCAAATTGAGTTTCGGGTGTTGTTAAGACACCTCATGGTGTGTCTTGTTGGAAAACTATAGATGATGTGAGTGATCTAGTCAATAATAATTCTACTATTTGTATTCACTCAAGTGAGAAGATATCTTTCTGGCATGACAGGTGGGTGGGTAACATCTATTTATCGAAAAGCTTTAATATTCTGTGCAAGCTAGATAGATTACAGTTTGGTAGTGTAGCAGACCACATTACTGACGATGGTTCATGGAGATTTAACTTTAAaagtaatgtggaacaaggta
This DNA window, taken from Papaver somniferum cultivar HN1 chromosome 3, ASM357369v1, whole genome shotgun sequence, encodes the following:
- the LOC113360283 gene encoding vinorine synthase-like — encoded protein: MFPPTSSSDKEEQDTADIQIVTDKIKIVTKRFVFKDSSIAILKKKCIPVNTNNGSDYQVNKQEENMQQLPTRFEALTSFILMCFMDVHRSKVKLVDDATSPVNAENAVPKQVQYIAGFAINLRTRTIPPLPANSFGNMTDTAIAEVPSNLTGSNIYNYGKGFHDQSQYYPELVSKIKDSIKLVDNEHVKAMKRNLATSCNHMKMHQMLKEGTFDHENTELLLFSSWCRF